TAGAAATGTGTACGCGTTTGCTAGTCAAGCCATTGAGCTGATTCCGCAGATTGTCCACTTCGGAACCGCCCTTGCCAATGACCATCCCAGGTTTCGCCGTGTGAATCACGACGTTGATGCGATTCGCCGCTCGCTCAATGTCAATCTCTGAAACGGCCGCATCCTTTAAGCGCCGGGCGACAAAATCTCGAATCTTCAGGTCCTCGTGCAGCAGGTCCTGATAGTCTTTCTTATTGGCAAACCATTTCGATTCCCAATCGCGAATAATACCGATGCGCAGACCAACGGGATTTACTTTTTGCCCCATTCGCTTCTATCCCTCCTTACTTTTCCGCCACAACGACGGTAATATGACTCGTGCGCTTCATGATGCTGTAAGCACGCCCCTGCGCACGGGGATGGAATCGTTTCAACGTCGGACCTGGATCGACAAAAATCTCCTTCACAAACAGTCGTTCCACATCCATATTGTGGTTGTTCTCAGCGTTCGCAATAGCAGAGCGCAGAACCTTCTCCACAACCGGCGACGCACCGCGCGGCGTCAACTTCAATATCGCAAGCGCTTCGCCAATCTTCTTCCCACGAACGAGGTCCACAACCAAACGAACCTTCCGAGGTGCAATCCGAATGTACTTGGCTCTGGCGCGCGTTTCAGTTGCCTCCATCTAATAGACCTCCTTTCACAGTACCAGGTTAGCGCGAACGCGAGCCTTTTTCGTCACCCGCGTGCCCTTTGTACGTTCTTGTCGGAGCAAACTCACCAAGCTTGTGCCCCACCATATCTTCCGTTACGTATACCGGGACATGCTTCCGACCATCGTGAACGCCGAAGGTGTGTCCTACAAACTGCGGGAAAATCGTCGATCGACGGGACCAGGTCCTAATCACTCGCTTTTCCCCGGCAGTGTTCATCACGTCAACCTTTTTCAACAGGTAGTCGTCGCAAAACGGTCCCTTCTTTAAAGAACGACTCATCGAGAAACCTCCTCTCGCCCCAGCCAATAAATGCTGAGATGGTGTATCTGCAGGAATTTGCGGCCGTTACTTCTTACGACGCCGCACAATATACTTGTCGCTCGGGTGATTCTTCTTGCGCGTCTTCTTACCCAACGTGGGTTTACCCCATGGAGACATCGGCGACTTGCGGCCAACCGGCGCCTTACCTTCACCACCACCATGCGGATGGTCAACAGGGTTCATGACAACACCGCGGACGGTCGGGCGCTTACCAAGCCAACGAGATCGGCCAGCTTTACCAATGTTCACGTTCTCGTGATCTAGGTTGCCAACCTGACCAATCGTGGCGCGGCATTCGAGGCGGACCAGCCGCATCTCGCCGGAACCCAGACGAATGTTGGCGTACTCGCCTTCCTTCGCCATCAGCTGTGCTGACGCACCAGCAGCTCGAGCAAGCTGTGCGCCCTTGCCAGGTTTCATCTCAATATTGTGGATAACCGTACCAACCGGAATGTTCGCCAGCGGTAGAGCGTTGCCAACGCGAATGTCTGAGTCCGGCCCGGACACAACCATCTGGCCAACCTTCAGACCATGCGGAGCCACAATGTAACGCTTCTCACCATCCACGTAATGCAAAAGCGCAATACGCGCCGAACGGTTCGGGTCATACTCAATGGTGGCAACCTTAGCAGGAATCCCGTCCTTGTTACGCTTAAAGTCAATCAGGCGGTACTGGCGCTTGTGGCCGCCACCCTGGTGACGTACAGTGATTTTTCCCTGATGATTTCGGCCAGCGCGTGATTTGAGCGGCGCTAACAGGGACTTCTCAGGTTCCGCCGTAGTAATCTCTTCAAATGTCGAGACTGACATGAACCGACGTCCTGGAGAAGTAGGGCGGTACTTTTTAATACCCAACGTCACAACCTCCTTCACACTTCATGCAAACTTCAAAAATCAACCGTTAAAGATTTCAATCGGCTTAGAGTCGGAAGTCAGCTTCACAATTGCCTTTTTGCGTTCGCTAGTAAAGCCCACATACTTCCCTACGCGCTTCTTCTTGGCCGGCGTACGTAAAGTGTTCACCTTTTCAACTTGAACGCCAAACAGTTTTTCTACAGCCTGACGAATTTCCGTCTTGTTTGCTCGCTTGTCAACTTCGAAGACATACTTGCCTTCTTCCATCAGGGCAGTCGAACGTTCCGTGATAATTGGGCGTTTGATGAGGTCACGCGGATCCATTACGCGAACACCTCCTCAACTTTAGCTACGGCATCCTTTGTCAACACAAGATGCTCGTGCTGGAGTAAGTCATAAACGTTCAACGCATTCGCCTCAACATACTTTAACCCCTGGATGTTGCGAGCCGATAGATAAGCATTATCTTCACGAGCAGCATCAACCAACAATGCCTGCTTGAGATTCAGTGCTTGTAACAACGCTGCCATGTGTTTCGTTTTAGCTTCCGAAACGGTAAGCCCATCCAACACAACGACCTTGCCCTCATCAACTTTACTGGACAGCGCGCTGTACAACGCCTGACGTCGAACCTTCTTCGGAACCTTCAGTGTGTAGGTCCTCGGAGTCGGTCCAAAAACAACACCGCCGCCCTTCCACTGAGGAGCACGTGTGCTTCCCTGGCGTGCACGTCCCGTTCCTTTTTGGCGCCATGGCTTTCTTCCGCCGCCACTGACTTCGGAACGATTTTTGACCTTATGTGTACCCTGCCGCTTACCTGCCAGGTAACTCAGCACAACCGCGTGCATGAGATCCGCGCGAACAGGGGCCGAAAACAATTTCTCATTCAGTTCGATGTCTCCAACTTGCTCGCCGTTCATATTGTAAACTGCTACTTTCGGCATCCCGCATCCTCCTTTCTAAACAATCATCAATGGACAGACTTCACTGCCTGCCTGACAGTTACAAACGAATTCTTCGGACCAGGAATTGCACCCTTAATCAGCAACAGGTTTCTCTCGGCATCAATCCGAACAACCTGCAGGTTTTGCACGGTAACGCGCTCTCCACCCATACGTCCAGCCATTGTCTGGCCTTTCATGACGCGGTTTGGTGCAATCGGACCCAGCGACCCAACACCGCGATGGTACTTGGAGCCATGCCCCATTGGACCGCGCGATTGATTGTGGCGCTTAATTGGGCCAGCGTAGCCCTTACCTTTTGAGGTTCCAATAACATCTACAATTTCACCTTCGGCAAATACGTCAGGACCCAGCTGCTGTCCAACTTCATATGCACCAAGGTCCACACCCCGCAACTCACGAACGTACTTCTTCGCTGCAGTGCTCGCCTTTTGTGCGTGTCCCTGCTCAGCCTTGGTAGCCCGTTTCGGCTTTTTATCCGCAAATCCAATTTGCACAGCATCGTAGCCGTCCGTCGCCACTTCCTTCTTCTGTAAAACAATGCACGGACCAGCTTCAATCACGGTTACAGGAATGACAGTTCCATCTTCCGAGAAGACCTGAGTCATACCAAGTTTCCGTCCTAAAATGCCCTTCATACGCACACCTCCTTAGCGCCCTTCCCATGTACTTCTCAATTCGTTCCAGACAAGCAGAGGTAGACCTCTGTGATTTACAGTTTGATTTCAATATCTACACCAGACGGAAGATCAAGACGCATTAGCGCATCTACCGTTTGCGGCGTGGGATTGACAATGTCAATGAGACGCTTGTGTGTACGCATCTCAAATTGCTCCCGTGAATCCTTATACTTGTGCGGTGCACGCAGAATCGTATAAATCGTCTTTTCGGTCGGCAATGGAATCGGGCCTGCAACAACTGCCCCTGCACGCTTTGCGGTTTCGACAATCTTCTCTGCGGACTGGTCAAGTACTTGGTGATCAAACGCCTTCAGCCGGATACGGATCTTCTGTTTCGCCATATGTTTTCCCCCCTCACTTTGCGGGTCGGTCAGTACACTCGCGTACCAACAAAACCAACGCCCAATTTGCTGGACATACTCCGCAGAAACCAACCCCAGTGGTGCCCCATATGGCTACGGGCACATGGGCAACCTTCTGCCTCATCGCTGTCAGAGACCAACATTCGAAATTATACTAGACAGTGGGCAAGAACACAAGAAGAAATCAAGAATCGACAAATGGGTAGATAAAGGAAGGTCCAAAAGAGAAGAAGGCGGAGAGCATTCTTGCTCCCCGCCTTCTCCATACATCAATGTGCGACTCGTTTACTTCGAGATGCTGCTGACAACGCCAGCACCAACAGTGCGGCCACCTTCGCGGATAGCGAACCGTGTACCTTCTTCGAGCGCGATTGGTGCAATCAATTCTACATCCATCGTGATATCATCGCCAGGCATCACCATTTCGACGCCTTCCGGCAATTGGCACACGCCAGTTACGTCAGTTGTACGGAAGTAGAACTGTGGGCGATAACCGTTAAAGAAAGGAGTGTGACGTCCGCCCTCTTCCTTGGTCAGGACGTACACCTGAGCCTTGAAGACCGTGTGCGGTTTGATGGAACCCGGCTTGACCAAAACTTGGCCGCGCTCAATGTCCTTACGTTCAACGCCACGAAGCAATGCACCGATGTTGTCACCAGCTTGTGCAGAATCGAGCAACTTGCGGAACATCTCAATACCGGTGGCAACCGTCTTACGATTGTCTTCATGAAGGCCAACAATCTCGACTTCGTCGCCTACCTTCAGGCTGCCACGTTCTACACGGCCGGTAGCAACAGTACCGCGGCCAGTGATGGTAAACACGTCTTCAACCGGCATCAAGAACGGCTTGTCGGTGTCGCGCTCCGGAGTCGGGATGTAGCTGTCGACAGCATCCATCAACTCTTCAATCTTCTTGACATACTCCGGATCCCCTTCGAGAGCCTTCAGAGCAGATCCGCGGATGACAGGAATGTCATCCCCAGGAAACTCGTATTCAGAGAGAAGTTCGCGAACTTCCATTTCAACCAATTCAAGCAGTTCTTCGTCATCAACCATGTCACACTTGTTCAGGAAGACAACCAAGTATGGCACGCCGACCTGACGTGACAGCAAGATGTGTTCGCGAGTCTGAGGCATCGGGCCGTCAGCAGCAGATACCACCAGGATACCGCCGTCCATCTGAGCTGCACCGGTGATCATGTTCTTCACATAGTCAGCGTGACCTGGGCAGTCAACGTGCGCATAGTGACGATTGTCTGTAGAGTATTCGACGTGCGCAGTGTTAATGGTAATACCGCGTTCACGTTCTTCTGGAGCTTTGTCGATCTCATCGTACTTGGACGCTTGTGCCTTACCCTTTGAAGCCTGCACAGCTGTGATAGCTGCCGTCAAAGTCGTCTTGCCGTGGTCAACGTGGCCGATGGTCCCGACGTTTACGTGCGGGAGCGAGCGATCAAATTTCGCCTTTGCCATTAGAAATCACTCCTTATCTTACTCGCCTTTGTTCTTGGCGATAATTTCTTGAGCTATGCTCTTTGGCACTTCTTCATATGCATGAAACTCCATGGAGAATGTACCCCGTCCTTGCGTCCGCGAGCGCAGGCTCGTGGAATAACCAAACATCTCAGCGAGCGGCACGAATCCCCGAATAACTCGAGCATTCGCACGGGCGTCCATGCCTTCGACACGACCACGCCGTGAATTGACGTCACCCATAATGTCACCCATGTACTCTTCCGGAACCGTGATTTCAACCTTCATTATCGGCTCCAGAATCGCAGGCCCAGCCTTTGCTGCCGCTTGTTTAAACGCCATGGAACCAGCAATCTTAAAGGCCATTTCGGAAGAGTCAACGTCGTGGTATGAACCGTCGAACAAGGTTGCTTTGACGTCGAGCACTGGGTAGCCTGCTTGAATACCACTTTGCAGTGCTTCCTTAATACCTTCGTCAACTGCCGGAATGTATTCCTTTGGAATTGCACCACCGACAACCTTGTTTTCGAATACATATCCGCCGCCGCGTTCGAGCGGCTCCAGGATAATCTTAACGTGTCCGTACTGACCTCGTCCACCAGATTGGCGCACGAACTTCGCTTCTTGCTCGACACGCTTCGTGATACTTTCCTTATACGCGACCTGAGGTTTACCAGTGTTGGCCTCAACCTTAAATTCGCGCTTCAAGCGGTCGACGATAATCTCCAGATGAAGTTCGCCCATACCGGAAATGATGGTCTGACCCGTCTCTTGGTCCGTGTAGGTACGGAACGTCGGATCTTCTTCTGTTAACTTACCAAGAGCTACGCCCATCTTGTCTTGGTCAGCCTTGGTTTTCGGCTCCACAGAAATTGAAATGACGGGATCCGGGAACTCCATCGACTCCAGAATCACCAGACTCTTTTCGTCACAGAGTGTATCACCTGTTGTCGTGTCCTTCAATCCAACACCGGCAGCAATGTCACCTGCATAGACCATGTCGCGCTCTTCGCGGTGGTTTGCGTGCATCTGCACGATACGCCCCATGCGCTCACGTTTACCTTTTGTAGAGTTCATGACGTAGGAGCCAGAACTCACGGTACCGGAGTACACACGGAAAAATGACAACTTACCCACAAACGGGTCGGTCATAATTTTGAAGGCAAGCGCTGCGAACGGTTCCTCGTCTGAGGAATGTTTCTCCACAGGTTCCCCTTCCGGCGTAACACCTTTAATGGCAGGCACATCAAGCGGCGACGGCAAGTAGTCTACTACTGCGTCAAGCATAGGTTGGACACCCTTGTTGCGATATGAAGAACCGCAAAGAACCGGGAACAACTGCACTGTCACGGTCCCTTTACGAATGGCCCGCTTCAGTTCCTCGATGGTAATCTCCTCGCCCTCGAGGTACTTCATCATCAATTCCTCATCGACTTCAGCAGCAGCCTCAAGCAGTTCAACGCGAGCCTGTTCAGCCTGCGCCTTCATGTCTTCAGGGATATCTCTCGCTTCCGAAGTCGTTCCGAGGTCATCGGTGTACACGATAGCCCTGTTTTCAACCAGGTCGATCATGCCAACAAAATGGTCTTCAGCACCGATTGGCAACTGAATCGGAATTGCCTTCGCTCCCAAACGTGTCCGCATTTGCTCCACGCACATCTGGAAGTCCGCGCCAATGATATCCATCTTGTTGACGTATGCAATCCGCGGAACATGATACTTGTCAGCCTGACGCCAAACGGTCTCAGACTGCGGCTCAACGCCGCCCTTCGCATCGAACACGCCGACCGCACCATCCAAAACGCGCAGAGAACGCTCGACCTCCACGGTGAAATCCACGTGGCCGGGTGTATCAATAATATTGATACGATGGGCTTTCCACGCTGCCGTTGTTGCGGCAGACGTAATTGTAATACCGCGTTCCTGCTCCTGCTCCATCCAGTCCATCGTGGCGGCGCCATCATGAACTTCGCCAATCTTGTGCACCCGCCCGGTATAGAACAGGACGCGTTCTGTCGTCGTGGTCTTGCCGGCGTCGATGTGCGCAATGATACCGATATTACGCGTGTTGTGTAAAGAAAACTGACGTGCCAAGGAACACCCTCCTTCCCGTTAGCAATTCATAGAAGTTCAAACGTCAATCCCAAACTACCAACGATAGTGCGCAAACGCCTTGTTGGCTTCCGCCATGCGATGGGTATCTTCCTTCTTCTTCACGGAACCGCCCATATTGTTCGCCGCATCGAGCAATTCATTCGACAAGCGCTCAACCATGGTCTTTTCCCCGCGCAGACGTGAATAATTCACGAGCCAGCGCAGCCCCAGCGTAATGCGGCGCTCGTTACGGACTTCAATCGGAACCTGATAATTCGAACCGCCGACGCGACGAGCTTTTACTTCTAAAACCGGCATGACGTTCCGCATCGCTTCTTCAAAGACCTCCATCGGGTCTTTGCCGCTGCGTTCGCGAATCTTATCAAAAGCTTCGTAAACAATGTGTTGTGCCACGCCACGCTTGCCGTCGAGCATTACTTTATTGATGAGGCGCGTGACCATTTTGTTGCCATAAACCGGATCGGGCATAACATCCCTTTTCGGTACGGGACCTTTTCTTGGCATCAATGGAACCTCCCTTCGAGAGACTATCCGAACCTGTTTCAATCGCGCAACAGGTGTTGTTGAATAACTAACATCAAACACTGAACAACTTGCGCAAATAACGTGTTAAATTACTTCTTTACCTTCGGGCGCTTGGCTCCATACTTGGAACGAGCCTGTTGGCGGTCCTTCACACCGGCTGTATCCAAGGCGCCGCGAACGATGTGATAACGTACACCAGGAAGGTCCTTCACGCGTCCGCCACGAACAAGAACAACGGAGTGTTCCTGAAGGTTGTGACCAATACCCGGGATGTATGCTGTAACTTCAATCTGGTTTGTCAAACGCACACGGGCATATTTCCGAAGCGCCGAGTTCGGCTTTTTCGGCGTCATCGTACCTACACGAGTACACACGCCCCGCTTCTGAGGGGCCGGGAGATCGGTCTCCTCTTTGCGAAAGCTGTTATATCCCTTCTGCAGAGCCGGTGCCGTTGACTTTTTCAATACCGGCTTGCGGCCCTTGCGTACGAGCTGATTAATGGTTGGCATCCTACCGCACCTCCTTTCAAATCAAGAGAACCTACGAACCACTTTCACTCAAGCAACTTGCAATCTGAGCGATGATGATTCAAGCGACTTGCATCCAAGCTAATTTCATGCCCGCCTGACAGGGAATATCACGGAAATCATCTTCGCCAAGCGAATCGTCGTCAAGTCCACGTATCCTGGTGGTTCGCGCTTAAGCAAAGAAAAGCTCAAGCCAGCACACACAAAATGCCGCCGACAATTCAGCGACCTGCATGCATTTACTTGATGACAGCGGCAGCAGCTGCTCCTACTTCGATCCCGCACGCTTTGCCAAGCTGCTTCATTGTATCCACCCAAATCACACTTAGTCCCCGCTGATTCGCCAAAGTCACGATAGGATCCGTCACACGATGTTCGGCGTCCTTTGCAACGTACACGACTTCCACTTGTCCTTGCTGGAGAGCTTTCGTAGTTTGGTTGGTTCCAATGGTGCGCTTCCTAGCCAGCCGTATGCGATCGAGTGACATCGCAGCAGCCTCCCCCAAAATCGAAAACCATGCCCAAAGGCACACTCAGAGATTCTATCACCGGAGCAAATGCGCTGTCAACTAAAATCCGGATGGGATTAGCGACAGCGCATGAGGTGTTACCACTCCGATGCAGCTCCAAGACTCTTCGTGGAGGCTCACCGTTTACTCAGACACTGATACCTCAGCTTCTGAAGATGCGGTGGCTTCTTCCGACACTTCCACGGGGTCGTCATCACTCACGATTTCAATATGGCGATACCTCGACATACCTGTGCCGGCCGGAATCAGTTTCCCGATAATGACGTTCTCCTTGAGCCCAAGCAATTTGTCGACTTTGCCCTTGATGGCCGCTTCCGTCAACACCCTGGTGGTCTCCTGGAAAGACGCCGCTGACAAGAAGGAGTCAGTCTCAAGGGATGCCTTGGTGATGCCGAGAAGGGCTGGCCTCGCGACTGCTGGCTCTTTGCCCCGGAAAAGCACCTCGCGGTTTGCCATTTCATAATCGTATAGGTCTGCATAGGTTCCCGGCAGGAGATCCGTGTCTCCGGAGTCCAGAATACGTACCTTGCGCAACATCTGACGTACCATGACTTCAACGTGCTTGTCGTTGATATCCACGCCTTGAAGTCGATACACGCGTTGCACTTCGCGCAACAGGTAGTTCTGTACGCCTGCCAAGCCCTTGACGCGCAGCATCTCTTTCGGGTCAACGGATCCTTCCGTCAACTCATCACCAGCGGAAATCTTCTGATTCACAGAGACACGAATTCGAGATCCGTATGGGATTGCGTATACCTTGGTCTCACTCTCACCCGTGACTTCAATCTCGCGCTTATCCTTTGTTTCACGGGCGTCCGTGATGACACCATCAAACTCGGTGATGACCGCTTGACCCTTCGGATTACGGGCCTCGAACAATTCCTGAATACGCGGCAAACCTTGCGTGATGTCATCACCAGCAACGCCGCCAGTATGGAAAGTACGCATGGTCAACTGCGTTCCAGGTTCGCCGATGGACTGCGCCGCGATAATGCCGACGGCTTCACCAATCTCCACAAGCTTACCGGTCGCCAGGTTACGCCCATAGCAGTGCACACAGACTCCATGACGTGTGCG
The Alicyclobacillus curvatus genome window above contains:
- the rplV gene encoding 50S ribosomal protein L22 → MEATETRARAKYIRIAPRKVRLVVDLVRGKKIGEALAILKLTPRGASPVVEKVLRSAIANAENNHNMDVERLFVKEIFVDPGPTLKRFHPRAQGRAYSIMKRTSHITVVVAEK
- the rpsS gene encoding 30S ribosomal protein S19, which translates into the protein MSRSLKKGPFCDDYLLKKVDVMNTAGEKRVIRTWSRRSTIFPQFVGHTFGVHDGRKHVPVYVTEDMVGHKLGEFAPTRTYKGHAGDEKGSRSR
- the rplB gene encoding 50S ribosomal protein L2, with the protein product MGIKKYRPTSPGRRFMSVSTFEEITTAEPEKSLLAPLKSRAGRNHQGKITVRHQGGGHKRQYRLIDFKRNKDGIPAKVATIEYDPNRSARIALLHYVDGEKRYIVAPHGLKVGQMVVSGPDSDIRVGNALPLANIPVGTVIHNIEMKPGKGAQLARAAGASAQLMAKEGEYANIRLGSGEMRLVRLECRATIGQVGNLDHENVNIGKAGRSRWLGKRPTVRGVVMNPVDHPHGGGEGKAPVGRKSPMSPWGKPTLGKKTRKKNHPSDKYIVRRRKK
- the rplW gene encoding 50S ribosomal protein L23 — translated: MDPRDLIKRPIITERSTALMEEGKYVFEVDKRANKTEIRQAVEKLFGVQVEKVNTLRTPAKKKRVGKYVGFTSERKKAIVKLTSDSKPIEIFNG
- the rplD gene encoding 50S ribosomal protein L4, whose product is MPKVAVYNMNGEQVGDIELNEKLFSAPVRADLMHAVVLSYLAGKRQGTHKVKNRSEVSGGGRKPWRQKGTGRARQGSTRAPQWKGGGVVFGPTPRTYTLKVPKKVRRQALYSALSSKVDEGKVVVLDGLTVSEAKTKHMAALLQALNLKQALLVDAAREDNAYLSARNIQGLKYVEANALNVYDLLQHEHLVLTKDAVAKVEEVFA
- the rplC gene encoding 50S ribosomal protein L3; this encodes MKGILGRKLGMTQVFSEDGTVIPVTVIEAGPCIVLQKKEVATDGYDAVQIGFADKKPKRATKAEQGHAQKASTAAKKYVRELRGVDLGAYEVGQQLGPDVFAEGEIVDVIGTSKGKGYAGPIKRHNQSRGPMGHGSKYHRGVGSLGPIAPNRVMKGQTMAGRMGGERVTVQNLQVVRIDAERNLLLIKGAIPGPKNSFVTVRQAVKSVH
- the rpsJ gene encoding 30S ribosomal protein S10; protein product: MAKQKIRIRLKAFDHQVLDQSAEKIVETAKRAGAVVAGPIPLPTEKTIYTILRAPHKYKDSREQFEMRTHKRLIDIVNPTPQTVDALMRLDLPSGVDIEIKL
- the tuf gene encoding elongation factor Tu, which translates into the protein MAKAKFDRSLPHVNVGTIGHVDHGKTTLTAAITAVQASKGKAQASKYDEIDKAPEERERGITINTAHVEYSTDNRHYAHVDCPGHADYVKNMITGAAQMDGGILVVSAADGPMPQTREHILLSRQVGVPYLVVFLNKCDMVDDEELLELVEMEVRELLSEYEFPGDDIPVIRGSALKALEGDPEYVKKIEELMDAVDSYIPTPERDTDKPFLMPVEDVFTITGRGTVATGRVERGSLKVGDEVEIVGLHEDNRKTVATGIEMFRKLLDSAQAGDNIGALLRGVERKDIERGQVLVKPGSIKPHTVFKAQVYVLTKEEGGRHTPFFNGYRPQFYFRTTDVTGVCQLPEGVEMVMPGDDITMDVELIAPIALEEGTRFAIREGGRTVGAGVVSSISK
- the fusA gene encoding elongation factor G, producing MARQFSLHNTRNIGIIAHIDAGKTTTTERVLFYTGRVHKIGEVHDGAATMDWMEQEQERGITITSAATTAAWKAHRINIIDTPGHVDFTVEVERSLRVLDGAVGVFDAKGGVEPQSETVWRQADKYHVPRIAYVNKMDIIGADFQMCVEQMRTRLGAKAIPIQLPIGAEDHFVGMIDLVENRAIVYTDDLGTTSEARDIPEDMKAQAEQARVELLEAAAEVDEELMMKYLEGEEITIEELKRAIRKGTVTVQLFPVLCGSSYRNKGVQPMLDAVVDYLPSPLDVPAIKGVTPEGEPVEKHSSDEEPFAALAFKIMTDPFVGKLSFFRVYSGTVSSGSYVMNSTKGKRERMGRIVQMHANHREERDMVYAGDIAAGVGLKDTTTGDTLCDEKSLVILESMEFPDPVISISVEPKTKADQDKMGVALGKLTEEDPTFRTYTDQETGQTIISGMGELHLEIIVDRLKREFKVEANTGKPQVAYKESITKRVEQEAKFVRQSGGRGQYGHVKIILEPLERGGGYVFENKVVGGAIPKEYIPAVDEGIKEALQSGIQAGYPVLDVKATLFDGSYHDVDSSEMAFKIAGSMAFKQAAAKAGPAILEPIMKVEITVPEEYMGDIMGDVNSRRGRVEGMDARANARVIRGFVPLAEMFGYSTSLRSRTQGRGTFSMEFHAYEEVPKSIAQEIIAKNKGE
- the rpsG gene encoding 30S ribosomal protein S7, with the protein product MPRKGPVPKRDVMPDPVYGNKMVTRLINKVMLDGKRGVAQHIVYEAFDKIRERSGKDPMEVFEEAMRNVMPVLEVKARRVGGSNYQVPIEVRNERRITLGLRWLVNYSRLRGEKTMVERLSNELLDAANNMGGSVKKKEDTHRMAEANKAFAHYRW
- the rpsL gene encoding 30S ribosomal protein S12, which encodes MPTINQLVRKGRKPVLKKSTAPALQKGYNSFRKEETDLPAPQKRGVCTRVGTMTPKKPNSALRKYARVRLTNQIEVTAYIPGIGHNLQEHSVVLVRGGRVKDLPGVRYHIVRGALDTAGVKDRQQARSKYGAKRPKVKK
- a CDS encoding ribosomal L7Ae/L30e/S12e/Gadd45 family protein, whose amino-acid sequence is MSLDRIRLARKRTIGTNQTTKALQQGQVEVVYVAKDAEHRVTDPIVTLANQRGLSVIWVDTMKQLGKACGIEVGAAAAAVIK